The Macaca thibetana thibetana isolate TM-01 chromosome 11, ASM2454274v1, whole genome shotgun sequence genome window below encodes:
- the OLR1 gene encoding oxidized low-density lipoprotein receptor 1 isoform X1 — protein sequence MTFDDLKIQTMKDQPDEKSNGKKAKGLQFLYSPWWCLVAVTLAVLCLGLVVTIMVLGMQLSQVSNLLKQQQTNLTHQKNKLEGQISARQQAEEASQESQNELKEMIETLAWKLNEKSKEQMELHHQNLNLQETLKRVANCSAPCPQDWIWHEENCYLFSTGSFNWEKSQEKCLSLDAKLLKINSTADLDFIQQAISYSSFPFWMGLSRRNPSYPWLWEDGSPLMPHLFRIRGAVSQTYPSGTCAYIQRGAVYAENCILAAFSICQKKANLRAQ from the exons GccttcagtttctttattctcCATGGTGGTGCCTGGTTGCTGTGACTCTGGCAGTCCTCTGCCTGGGATTAGTAGTGACCATTATGGTGCTGGGCATGCAAT TGTCCCAGGTGTCTAACCTCCtaaagcaacagcaaacaaacctAACTCACCAGAAAAATAAACTGGAGGGACAGATCTCAGCCCGGCAACAAGCAGAAGAAGCTTCACAGGAATCACAAAACGAACTCAAGGAAATGATAGAAACCCTTGCTTGGAAGCTGAATGAGAAATCCAAAGAGCAAATGGAACTTCACCACCAGAATCTGAATCTCCAAGAAACACTGAAGAGAGTAGCAAATTGTTCAG ctccTTGTCCGCAAGACTGGATCTGGCATGAAGAAAACTGTTACCTATTTTCCACGGGCTCATTTAACTGGGAAAAGAGCCAAGAGAAGTGCTTGTCTTTGGATGCCAAGTTGCTGAAAATTAATAGTACAGCTGATCTG GACTTCATCCAGCAAGCAATTTCCTATTCCAGTTTCCCATTCTGGATGGGGCTGTCTCGGAGAAACCCCAGCTATCCATGGCTCTGGGAGGACGGTTCTCCTTTGATGCCCCACTT ATTTAGAATCCGAGGTGCTGTTTCCCAGACATACCCTTCAGGTACCTGTGCATATATACAGCGAGGAGCTGTTTATGCGGAAAACTGCATTTTAGCTGCCTTCAGTATATGTCAGAAGAAGGCAAACCTAAGAGCACAGTGA